One genomic segment of Macaca fascicularis isolate 582-1 chromosome 19, T2T-MFA8v1.1 includes these proteins:
- the LOC135968495 gene encoding cytochrome P450 2B11-like, translated as MGERNFGSVELSGRWGPVFTAQLGPRPAVVLCGYAALRDALVLQADAFSGRGSMAVFERFTRGHGILFSNGPRRWTLRNFAVGALKELGLGTRTIQAHVLEEAACLLDEMQATIGAAWLGGQKGLVWEWPLDCQDGATGRYLGGRKPVSPWGWLGAGPRIMTTVLFQEPRLTPCDFWIMLYPMLSVLVFGNRYGYGDPEFLRLLNLFSDNFRIMSSRWGEVPGTRQRARLLCPQQQQDPESHFQEETSGTFVIPLLVTAH; from the exons ATGGGGGAACGGAATTTTGGATCcgtggag CTCTCCGGCCGCTGGGGCCCGGTGTTCACAGCGCAGCTGGGCCCGCGCCCTGCCGTGGTGCTGTGCGGCTACGCAGCGCTGCGGGACGCGTTAGTGCTACAGGCGGATGCCTTCTCCGGCCGCGGGTCCATGGCAGTCTTCGAACGCTTCACACGCGGACACG GAATCTTGTTTTCTAACGGGCCGCGCCGGTGGACACTGCGCAATTTTGCAGTTGGAGCGCTGAAGGAGTTGGGGTTAGGTACACGGACCATCCAGGCGCATGTCCTGGAGGAGGCGGCTTGTCTGCTAGACGAAATGCAAGCCACCATTGGTGCGGCCTGGCTGGGAGGGCAGAAGGGCCTGGTGTGGGAGTGGCCCTTGGACTGCCAAGATGGGGCTACGGGAAGGTATTTGGGTGGAAGGAAGCCAGTAAGCCCATGGGGCTGGCTGGGGGCAGGACCACGCATTATGACCACCGTCCTGTTCCAGGAGCCCCGTTTGACCCCATGCGACTTCTGGATAATGCTGTATCCAATGTTATCTGTTCTTGTCTTCGGGAACCGCTATGGCTACGGGGACCCGGAGTTCCTGAGGCTCCTGAACCTCTTCAGTGACAACTTCCGCATCATGAGCTCCAGATGGGGCGAG GTGCCTGGCACGCGGCAGCGTGCCCGTCTCCTCTGCCCACAGCAACAGCAAGACCCAGAGAGCCATTTCCAGGAGGAGACGTCG GGCACCTTTGTGATTCCCCTGCTTGTGACTGCACACTGA
- the LOC135968496 gene encoding cytochrome P450 2A13-like, whose translation MLASRLLLVALLACLTVMVLMSVWQQRKSRGKLPPGPTPLPFIGNYLQLNTEQMYNSIMKISERYGSVFTIHLGPRRVVVLCGHDAVKEALVDQAEEFSRRGEQATFNWVFKGYGEGVPEGKLASQTP comes from the exons atgctggcctcaAGGCTGCTCCTGGTGGCCTTGCTGGCCTGCCTGACTGTGATGGTCTTGATGTCTGTCTGGCAGCAGAGGAAGAGCAGGGGAAAGCTGCCTCCAGGACCCACCCCATTGCCCTTCATTGGAAACTACCTGCAGCTGAACACAGAGCAGATGTACAACTCCATCATGAAG ATCAGTGAGCGCTATGGCTCTGTGTTCACCATTCACCTGGGGCCCCGGCGGGTGGTGGTGCTGTGCGGACATGATGCCGTCAAGGAGGCTCTGGTGGACCAGGCTGAGGAGTTCAGCAGGCGAGGCGAGCAAGCCACTTTCAATTGGGTCTTCAAAGGCTATGGTGAGGGGGTCCCAGAGGGGAAGTTAGCCAGTCAGACTCCATGA